In Halorubrum sp. PV6, a single window of DNA contains:
- a CDS encoding glycosyltransferase family 2 protein has protein sequence MRNLLTRTSLSVGELLLAVAILIGAVGVLVYLLPTPILVLGGAIILLSILIYSIGFLSIIRQYRFLYRLNRVPILVVFLAPVILTFIFIHVFDLSLSIANWVILIALLLSLATYWLIVPAALYEQLREQQEETAIEDWPSVCVLVPAYNEEGYVGECIESLLAIEYPTELLDIVVIDDGSTDNTYQEAANYESDGIRILQKENAGKHSALNYGMERTSSEFIVCIDADSVVDTKAVKELIRTYRTSSNPGAIAGNVEVANADSFITRIQALEYIIGINMFRRALSLLGLVKVVPGCLGMFDRKLVNEIGGYSGDTVTEDFDLTIDILKGGHRIYHSSNAVAQTEVPDTWLDLYRQRIRWFRGNVQTVLKHWQIFKNTDFGILHVVMAPYLILSMVIIPGLGFVISAYIIWMLFSGAIIQLIGLLVLFTLLQLLFCTLAILIEDDDLSLVKYAPLTVIGYKQFLDVILAKGTLDVILKDSFSWTRAQRIRQRETTEKTTNQDD, from the coding sequence ATGCGTAACCTTTTGACTCGAACATCATTGTCTGTAGGAGAGTTATTGCTAGCGGTAGCGATTCTCATCGGAGCTGTTGGCGTGCTTGTGTACTTACTCCCAACTCCGATTCTGGTGTTAGGCGGGGCAATTATTCTGTTGTCAATCCTCATCTATTCAATTGGTTTTTTGAGCATCATACGCCAATACAGATTCTTGTATCGATTGAACCGAGTGCCGATCTTGGTGGTCTTTCTGGCTCCAGTAATTCTCACATTTATTTTCATACATGTATTTGATCTGTCTCTCTCGATTGCAAACTGGGTAATTTTGATTGCGCTTCTGTTGTCCCTGGCGACATACTGGTTAATCGTCCCGGCTGCTCTTTATGAACAACTACGAGAGCAGCAGGAAGAGACCGCGATCGAGGATTGGCCCAGTGTATGTGTACTTGTACCAGCATATAACGAGGAGGGATATGTTGGAGAGTGTATTGAATCTCTCTTGGCTATTGAGTATCCAACAGAATTGCTTGATATTGTTGTTATTGACGATGGAAGTACCGATAACACCTATCAAGAGGCAGCTAACTACGAGAGTGACGGAATACGTATTCTTCAGAAAGAGAACGCCGGGAAACATTCTGCTCTCAACTACGGTATGGAACGGACGAGTTCTGAATTTATCGTCTGTATCGATGCTGACTCTGTTGTTGATACAAAGGCGGTAAAAGAGCTCATACGTACCTATAGAACGTCGTCAAACCCAGGTGCGATCGCTGGCAATGTAGAGGTCGCAAATGCAGATTCATTCATAACACGAATACAAGCTCTTGAGTACATAATCGGGATTAATATGTTCCGGCGAGCGCTCAGTTTGCTTGGGCTTGTAAAAGTGGTCCCCGGTTGCCTTGGCATGTTTGACCGTAAGCTTGTCAATGAGATTGGTGGGTATTCAGGAGACACCGTTACTGAAGACTTTGACCTCACAATAGATATTCTCAAAGGAGGCCATAGAATCTACCACAGTAGTAATGCTGTCGCCCAGACAGAGGTTCCAGACACATGGCTTGATTTATATCGTCAACGCATCCGCTGGTTCCGTGGAAATGTACAGACAGTCCTCAAACACTGGCAAATTTTCAAAAATACCGATTTTGGAATCTTACATGTGGTGATGGCACCATACTTAATACTTTCAATGGTTATTATTCCTGGGTTAGGATTTGTGATCTCCGCTTACATTATTTGGATGCTCTTTTCTGGGGCCATAATCCAGTTGATTGGATTACTAGTGCTGTTCACACTCCTTCAATTACTGTTTTGTACACTTGCTATCCTAATCGAAGATGACGATCTGTCGCTTGTAAAGTATGCCCCGCTAACGGTTATCGGCTACAAACAGTTCCTGGATGTTATATTAGCAAAAGGGACACTGGATGTTATATTGAAAGACAGTTTCAGTTGGACGAGAGCTCAACGCATTCGACAGCGAGAGACCACTGAAAAAACAACTAATCAAGATGATTAA
- a CDS encoding uracil-DNA glycosylase family protein yields the protein MDTPETIEEIYDSWNPDNGGFESACSKCPVRDERGCRSPFYGLGTFDDRGEVDVMLIGESPGTANQEDGANPSVSEIPKFPEFFTKKISDGFGENSPHLHPFTNELQEKNHVYYTNLLKCNKLAVPDDGDSWLPVRILNEQSEPTGRHSDLNDRAKRICMNYLITEIIRLNPDVIVPFGGNKMVKEVYDLFGVSVPNLKKAINNRKTYSVNLASDTHSKTYSGTVVPSYHFSENHFKSRVTNISGVSGDSVDEVRGQYWPIITQMIEQEL from the coding sequence ATGGATACTCCCGAAACGATAGAAGAAATATATGACTCATGGAATCCAGATAATGGAGGATTTGAAAGTGCTTGTTCAAAATGTCCCGTTAGGGATGAACGGGGTTGCCGTTCGCCATTCTATGGTCTTGGGACTTTTGACGATCGTGGTGAAGTAGATGTAATGCTGATTGGAGAATCTCCTGGAACAGCGAACCAGGAAGACGGTGCTAATCCATCAGTTTCCGAAATTCCAAAATTTCCAGAATTTTTCACGAAGAAGATATCGGATGGTTTCGGAGAAAATAGCCCACACTTACATCCATTTACTAATGAGCTACAAGAAAAAAACCATGTTTATTACACAAATTTGCTGAAGTGCAACAAGTTGGCTGTCCCCGATGATGGAGATTCTTGGTTACCCGTTAGGATCTTGAACGAACAATCTGAGCCTACAGGTCGCCATTCTGATCTAAATGATCGTGCGAAGAGAATCTGTATGAATTACCTTATTACTGAGATAATCCGGTTGAATCCTGACGTGATTGTTCCGTTTGGAGGAAATAAGATGGTTAAAGAAGTATACGACCTTTTTGGAGTGTCAGTCCCCAATTTAAAAAAGGCGATTAATAATAGGAAGACATATTCGGTCAACCTTGCCTCCGATACCCACTCAAAGACATATTCAGGTACAGTTGTCCCATCTTATCATTTTTCTGAGAACCATTTCAAAAGTAGAGTAACGAATATTTCTGGCGTCTCGGGCGACTCGGTGGATGAAGTGCGAGGCCAGTATTGGCCTATAATTACCCAGATGATAGAACAAGAGCTGTAA